One genomic region from Dermacentor variabilis isolate Ectoservices chromosome 6, ASM5094787v1, whole genome shotgun sequence encodes:
- the LOC142584815 gene encoding prostaglandin reductase 3-like isoform X1, which yields MLAQFSTRAVLLLRCAPAASASRATMATKSKIPAEYRKLVCVKTTPKFHDAVSIVTVPTPKPGPGEVLVRTCYAGVNASDVNATAGRYERASKDLPFDLGFESVGEVVAVGPDVDGLKVGNAVATTNFPKFGAFAEYQCVRAEHAYRIPQVIPEVVPLLVSGLTAAIGLDQQGRISAGETVLITAAAGGLGHLAVQYARAAGCRVVATCSSDQKEEYLRSLGCEKVINYRTQDLGAELGKAYPEGVDVVWETVGGETFDTLFRKLRPRGRLVVVGAIKGYLQGDKPFPDVDLHNLPYRLLARSTTLAGFLLSDYAHLYQEYIGKLYMMLQDGSLVPRVDLGLNAEGGELKGVEGCIRGVEYLHSAKSVGKVVVKFD from the exons GCCGAGTATCGCAAACTAGTGTGCGTCAAGACGACGCCGAAGTTCCACGATGCAGTCTCCATCGTTACGGTGCCCACGCCGAAGCCCGGGCCGGGTGAGGTGCTCGTGCGGACCTGCTACGCCGGTGTCAATGCTTCGGACGTCAACGCAACCGCCGGCCGGTACGAACGGGCATCCAAGGACCTCCCGTTCGACCTGGGCTTTGAGTCGGTCGGCGAGGTGGTCGCGGTCGGTCCGGACGTCGACGGACTTAAG GTCGGCAACGCCGTGGCCACGACTAATTTCCCGAAGTTCGGCGCGTTCGCCGAATACCAATGCGTGCGGGCAGAGCATGCGTACCGTATACCACAGGTCATACCCGAGGTAGTGCCGCTCCTGGTAAGCGGTCTGACGGCCGCGATCGGCCTCGACCAACAGGGGCGCATCAGCGCTGGCGAGACGGTGCTGATTACGGCGGCGGCAGGAGGTCTCGGTCACCTGGCCGTGCAGTACGCGCGGGCCGCCGGCTGCCGCGTGGTGGCCACCTGTTCTTCGGACCAGAAGGAAGAGTACTTGCGCAGCCTGGGCTGCGAGAAGGTCATCAACTACCGCACGCAGGACCTAGGTGCCGAGCTGGGCAAGGCGTATCCCGAAGGCGTCGACGTTGTCTGGGAGACCGTGGGCGGCGAGACTTTCGACACGCTCTTCAGGAAGCTGCGGCCGCGAGGCCGCCTCGTAGTGGTAGGCGCCATTAAGGGCTATCTCCAGGGGGATAAACCATTCCCAGATGTTGATCTACACAACCTACCCTACCGACTGCTCGCACGCTCAACCACTCTTGCGGGCTTCTTGCTTTCCGACTATGCCCACTTGTATCAGGAGTACATTGGTAAGCTGTACATGATGCTGCAGGACGGCAGCCTAGTACCCAGGGTTGACTTGGGATTGAATGCAGAGGGTGGGGAGCTGAAGGGTGTTGAAGGGTGCATCCGCGGTGTGGAGTACCTTCACTCGGCAAAGAGCGTAGGCAAGGTGGTCGTCAAGTTTGACTGA
- the LOC142584815 gene encoding prostaglandin reductase 3-like isoform X2 — protein MFVLLLRCAPAASASRATMATKSKIPAEYRKLVCVKTTPKFHDAVSIVTVPTPKPGPGEVLVRTCYAGVNASDVNATAGRYERASKDLPFDLGFESVGEVVAVGPDVDGLKVGNAVATTNFPKFGAFAEYQCVRAEHAYRIPQVIPEVVPLLVSGLTAAIGLDQQGRISAGETVLITAAAGGLGHLAVQYARAAGCRVVATCSSDQKEEYLRSLGCEKVINYRTQDLGAELGKAYPEGVDVVWETVGGETFDTLFRKLRPRGRLVVVGAIKGYLQGDKPFPDVDLHNLPYRLLARSTTLAGFLLSDYAHLYQEYIGKLYMMLQDGSLVPRVDLGLNAEGGELKGVEGCIRGVEYLHSAKSVGKVVVKFD, from the exons GCCGAGTATCGCAAACTAGTGTGCGTCAAGACGACGCCGAAGTTCCACGATGCAGTCTCCATCGTTACGGTGCCCACGCCGAAGCCCGGGCCGGGTGAGGTGCTCGTGCGGACCTGCTACGCCGGTGTCAATGCTTCGGACGTCAACGCAACCGCCGGCCGGTACGAACGGGCATCCAAGGACCTCCCGTTCGACCTGGGCTTTGAGTCGGTCGGCGAGGTGGTCGCGGTCGGTCCGGACGTCGACGGACTTAAG GTCGGCAACGCCGTGGCCACGACTAATTTCCCGAAGTTCGGCGCGTTCGCCGAATACCAATGCGTGCGGGCAGAGCATGCGTACCGTATACCACAGGTCATACCCGAGGTAGTGCCGCTCCTGGTAAGCGGTCTGACGGCCGCGATCGGCCTCGACCAACAGGGGCGCATCAGCGCTGGCGAGACGGTGCTGATTACGGCGGCGGCAGGAGGTCTCGGTCACCTGGCCGTGCAGTACGCGCGGGCCGCCGGCTGCCGCGTGGTGGCCACCTGTTCTTCGGACCAGAAGGAAGAGTACTTGCGCAGCCTGGGCTGCGAGAAGGTCATCAACTACCGCACGCAGGACCTAGGTGCCGAGCTGGGCAAGGCGTATCCCGAAGGCGTCGACGTTGTCTGGGAGACCGTGGGCGGCGAGACTTTCGACACGCTCTTCAGGAAGCTGCGGCCGCGAGGCCGCCTCGTAGTGGTAGGCGCCATTAAGGGCTATCTCCAGGGGGATAAACCATTCCCAGATGTTGATCTACACAACCTACCCTACCGACTGCTCGCACGCTCAACCACTCTTGCGGGCTTCTTGCTTTCCGACTATGCCCACTTGTATCAGGAGTACATTGGTAAGCTGTACATGATGCTGCAGGACGGCAGCCTAGTACCCAGGGTTGACTTGGGATTGAATGCAGAGGGTGGGGAGCTGAAGGGTGTTGAAGGGTGCATCCGCGGTGTGGAGTACCTTCACTCGGCAAAGAGCGTAGGCAAGGTGGTCGTCAAGTTTGACTGA